A stretch of the Bubalus kerabau isolate K-KA32 ecotype Philippines breed swamp buffalo chromosome 11, PCC_UOA_SB_1v2, whole genome shotgun sequence genome encodes the following:
- the LOC129623297 gene encoding periphilin-1-like → MSQPLGYRIPQLPRPRKRKGPPLPSLPPPARETPPASGQLTSEIPDEQGTDPPTKQMSQLHIQDIAPPDPLPHKRVSGRLTQATRNASIPTWGQIKTLCHQARGIASLQGSPASPEKLFIAMLALLSCQDSSAEHSEARD, encoded by the exons ATGTCTCAGCCCCTCGGATACCGGATTCCCCAGCTGCCGCGACCCCGAAAAAGGAAGGGACCTCCTCTGCCTTCACTCCCCCCGCCAGCACGGGAAACGCCGCCGGCGTCGGGACAACTGACATCGGAGATCCCGGATGAGCAAGGAACGGATCCACCCACCAAGCAGATGTCTCAACTTCATATACAGGATATTGCTCCTCCCGATCCTTTGCCTCACAAAAGGGTGTCAGGCCGCCTGACTCAGGCGACCcggaatgcctccatacctacttggggacaaataaaaacaCTCTGCCACCAGGCACGGGGAATAGCTTCCTTACAGGGATCTCCAGCTTCTCCTGAGAAACTGTTTATTGCCATGCTTGCTTTGCTTTCCTGTCAG gattcttcggcagaacattcagaagctcgcgactga